Genomic window (Rathayibacter sp. VKM Ac-2760):
GGCGGGCGACCAGGCCCGGCTTCTCGACGACGAGCCCGTGCGAGGCGCGCGGGACGACGGCGAGCTCGGCGTCGGGGATCGCGTCGTACATCGCGACGACGTGCTCGAAGCGGACCTCGTCGTCGTCACCGAAGAGGAGGAGCGTCGGCACCGCGAGGCCGCTCAGGTCGGCGGTGGTGAGCTCCGGCTCGGCGGCGTGCAGCGCGTCGAGCTTCGCGACGATCGTGTCCCAGTGCTCCGCGCCGTCCGGCGACACCTCGGCGTAGCTGTCCCTCATGAACTCGGGGGCCTCGCCGTCGAGCACGCCGGGCAGCCAGCCGTCGCGGTGGAAGACGCCGGAGGAGAAGACGACGCTCGAGACGAGGTCGGGGCGGTGGAGCGCGACGTGCAGGGCGACGATCGCTCCGTCGCTGTGGCCGAAGAGGTGCACGGGCACGCCGGGCAGCGACTCGATCAGCGCGATCGTGTCGCGCGCCATCGCGGCGAAGCTCAGGGGCGCGTCGGTGTCGGCCGTGCGGCCGTGCCCGCGCTGGTCGGGGAGGTGCAGCGTGTAGTCGCCCCGCAGCTCCGCCACCAGGGGCTCGAGGGAGCGGGAGTCGGTGCCGCCCGGGTGCAGCAGGACGAGGGCGGGGCCGTCGCCGACCCGGCGGCTCTCGAGCGGTTCGGCGTCCTCGATCATGCGGCGAGCGTAGCCCCGCGCTCGCGCGGCGGGAAGGCGCGCCCTCAGCGGGCGGGGACGCGGACCGGGAGCTGCACCAGGCGCACGTCCCGCAGCTCGCCGTCGTCCGCGGTCGCGGTGAGGTAGGTGCCGGCGGGCTGGCGGCGGCGGTCGGTCGGCGAGCCGGGGTTGAGCAGCCGCATCCCCGCCGGGGTCCGCGAGTCCCAGGGGATGTGGCTGTGGCCGAAGACGAGCAGGTCGGCGCCCGGGTGGGCGGCGTCGGCGCGCGCCTCCCGACCCGCCGCGGGGCCGGTCTCGTGCACGACGCGGACGTCGAGCCCGGCGAGCTCCGCGCGGGCGACCTCGGGGAGGCGCGAACGCAGTCCGGCGGGGTCGTTGTTGCCCCACACGCCGAGCACGCGCGCGGCCCGCGCCTCGAGGGCGTCGAGCGTCGCCTCGTCGACCCAGTCGCCGGCGTGCACGACCAGGTCGGCCTCGTCGACCGAGCGCCAGACCTCGTCCGGCAGCGCCTTCGCCCGCTTCGGCAGGTGCGTGTCGGCGAGCAGGAGCAGGCGCACCGGCCCGTCGAGCCGCAGCATCAGCGGGCGGGGCCGGGGGTCGGCTCCACCCCGCCGTCGGCGCCGGGCTCCTCGGCGGTCGGGGAGTCGCCGAGGCGGGCGTCGAGCTCGTCCAGCGTCGCCACGAACCAGAGGTGGTCGCCGCGGTTGGACTCGACGACAAAGTCGTGCAGCGTGCTCGAGCCGGAGACCTGCTCGGTGATGTCGCCGACGACCACGAGCCGCTTGCCGTACATCACGAAGCGCTGCACGAACTCGCCGGCGATACCGGAGCGGAGCCGGAAGAACTCCGGGTCGAGGCGGCCGACCGGGACGACGATGGTCTCCGCGTCGCTGCCGTAGATCTCGCCGATGACCGCGAGCGCGTCCTCCGTGCTGGAGAGGGCGGGCCCGTCGTCGTCGACGAGGAGGAGGGGGACGCCCTGGCGGGTCTCGGTGCGCATGCACCCAGCCAACCACGTCGCTGCGGCCCCGTCACTCCGCGCGGAACGAGCGCAGCCGCAGGCTGTTCAGCACGACGAACACACTCGAGAAGGCCATCGCCGCCCCCGCGACGAGCGGGCCGAGCAGCCCGGCCATCGCGAGCGGGATCGCCGCGACGTTGTAGGCGAAGGCCCAGAACAGGTTGCCGCGGATCACGCCGAGGGTGCGCCGGCCGAGCCGGAGCGCGTCGGGGAAGCGGGCGAGATCGTCGCCGACGAGCGTGATGTCGCTCGCCTCGATCGCCGCGTCGGAGCCGGCGCCCATCGCGACGCCCAGGTCGGCGGCGGCGAGGGCGGCCGCATCGTTGACGCCGTCGCCGACGAGGGCGACCGAGCGGCCCTCGGCCCGCAGCCGCTCGACGACCGCGAGCTTCTCCTCCGGGAGCACCTCGGCGATCACCTCGTCGATCCCCACGGCGGAGGCGACGGCGGCCGCGGCGCGCGGGTTGTCGCCGGTGAGCATCAGCACGCGCAGCCCGCGGGCGCGCAGCGAGGCGACGGTGCGCGCCGCCTCGGGGCGCGGCTCGTCGCGGAGCACCGCGAAGCCGCGCAGCTCGCCCTCCCAGCCCACGCCCACCAGGGTGCCGCCGTCGGCCGTGGCGCGCTCGGCCCGCTCGGCGAGAGCGCCGGGCGCGTGGCCCCACTGCTCCTCGAGCCAGCGCAGCCGGCCAGCGACGACGAGGCGGCCGTCGATCCGGGCCCGCACGCCGAAGCCGGCGCTCGCGCGGAAGCCGGTCGCCTCGGGGACCGCGAGGCCGCGCTCCTCGGCGCCGCGCAGGATCGCCGCGGCGAGGGGATGCTCGGAGCCGCGCTCGACGGCCGCGAGCAGGCGGAGCACCTCGTCGTCGTCGCCCGAGGCCTCGACCGCCGCGAGCGCGAACGCACCGGTGGTGAGGGTGCCGGTCTTGTCGAAGACGACGGTGTCGATCCGGTCGCCCGTCTCGAGCACCTCGGGTCCGCGGATCAGGATGCCCAGCTGCGAGCCGCGGCCGGTGCCGACGAGCACGGCGGTCGGCGTCGCGAGACCGAGTGCGCACGGGCAGGCGACGATCAGCACCGCGACGGCCGGCGAGACGGCGGCGGCGAGATCCGCTCCGGCGAGCAGCCAGCCGACGAGGGTCGCGAGCGCGAGCACGACGACGACCGGCACGAAGACGGAGGAGACGCGGTCGGCGAGCCGCTGCACCCGCGCCTTGCCGGCCTGCGCGTCCGAGACCAGGCGGCCCATCCGGGCCAGCGTGGTGTCGGCGCCGACGCGGTCGACCCGCATCGTCAGAACGCCGTGCGCGTTGAGCACCCCGCCGGTCACCGCGGAGCCGGGGCCGACCTCGACCGGCACGCTCTCGCCGGTGAGCAGGCTCGCGTCGACGGCGCTGGAGCCGTCGAGCACGGTGCCGTCGGCGGGCACGACCTCGCCGGGGCGCACCCGCACCCGGTCGCCGACCGCGAGGGCGGCGGCGGGCACGCGCTCCTCGGCGCCGCCGGCGGTGACGCGGGTCGCGTCCTTCGCCCCGAGGCGGAGGAGCGCCCGCAGCGCCGCGCCGGCGTCGCGCTTGGAGCGGGCCTCGAGCCAGCGGCCGGCCAGCACCAGCACGGGGACCGCGGCGGCGACCTCGAGGTAGATCTCGTCGTGGCCGGAGCGCGCGCCGAGCAGCTCGAACGGCATGCTCATCCCGGGCCGCCCGGCGTCGCCGAGGAAGAGGGCATAGACGGACCAGGCGAACGCCGCGGTGACGCCGAGGCTGATCAGGGTGTCCATCGTCGTGGAGCCGTGGCGCAGCGCTCGCCAGGCGGTGCGGTGGAACGGCCAGGCGCCCCAGACGGCGACCGGCGCGGCGAGGGTGAGGCAGAGCCACTGCCAGTTCGCGAACTGCAGCGGCGGGATCATCGAGAGCAGCACCACCGGGGCGGCGAGCAGGGCGGACACGATCAGCCGGGTGCGCAGGACGCGGCGCTCGGTCTCGGCGGCCTCCTCCTCGCGGGAGGGGCCGCCGTCTCCCGGGGCGTCGGTGGCGGCGGCGGCGCCCGAGACCGTGGCGGTGTAGCCCGCGGCCTCGACGGCGGCGATCGCGTCGGCGGCGGTGGTGCCCTCGGGCAGCGCGAGAGTGGCGCGCTCGAGGGCCAGGTTGACGCTCGAGCGCACGCCGGGGAGGGCGTCCAGGCGACGCTCGACCTTCGCGACGCACGAGGCGCAGGTCATCCCGCCGATCTCGAGCTCGAGCTCGGCCATCTCAGGCCAGGGGCGCCAGGCGGTACCCGGCGTCGGCGACGGCGGCCGCGATCTCCTCGCGGCCGAGCGGACGGGACGAGCCGACGGTGACCCGCGAGACGCCGTCGGGCGCGAGCGAGACGTCGACGCTGTGGACCTCGGGGTAGGCCGCGAGCTCCTCGGTGACGCTGCGGACGCAGTGCTCGCAGGTCATCCCGGCGACGCCGAAGGACTGCGAGGTGGCCGCGGACGAGGAGTGCGAGGAGTGCGCGGAGTCGTGGCCGCCGCAGGCGCAGCCGCCCTCGGACCCGCAGCCGCCGGCGGCTCCCTTCGCGGTGAGTCCGAGATCGAGGTGCGCGGTCATGCTGGTCTCCTTGCGTGGGTGCTCGTGCGGGGGTGCTCGTACGAGGGTGGTGGATACCCCCCGGGGGTACCCCCATCGTAGGCCCGCGCATGCTCGCGGGCAAGGCGCAGCCGCGAAGGTCCAGAATCGAGGGAGTGCCCGCGAGGGCCCCGCGAGCACCGGAGGAGGGGACATGTCCGCAGCGCCGCCGCCCGACTGGGGCGCCCCGCCGCCGCACGCCCGGGCGCATCCGCTCCCCGCCGATCCGCTGCCGCCGCGCCGCCGCTTCGAGCCGACCGCGCTGGTGACCTCGCCCGCGGAGATCCGTCGCGCGCGCGCCGCCCTCGCCTCGCAGCTGCGCCAGACGTCGCCCGCGAGCCGGCGCCGCCTGGCCGAGTTCGCTGCCGTCGCCGGCGGGGTCGCTCTGCTGCGCGGCCGCGAGTTCGACCGGGCGCTGCGCCGCCTCGCCGCGCCCGCCGCCGCCGTCGCCCCCGAGGCGACCGGTCGTCACCCTCGGCGGCGACGGACCGGCGCTCGCCGGGGAGCGCGCCGACGGGCTGGCCATCGCGGACTGGAGCGATGTCGTCTCGGTGCAGGTCGGCACCGTCGCGCACGGGGCGTTCCGCGTCCGCGCGATCGTGCTCGGAGTCGCGGCGCCCCGGGCGGAGCGCGCTCCCGCCACCGGCCTGCGCGGGATGGTGGCGGAGGCGGCCCGCGCGTCCGCGGCCGCCCTCGCCTCGCGCTCGCGCCCCGTCCTGGTGCCGCTGGTCGTCGCCTCGCCGGGGCCGCTCGGCTGGAGCGTCGCCGACGACCGCACCTTCCTCCTCGTCCTCGACCGGGTGCGCCGCGCGCGCGGGTCGCGATGAGGGCCCGGCTGCCGTTCGCGCTCGCGGCGGTCGCCGCGCTCGGCCTCGGCCTCGCCCTGCGCTTCCTGCTGGTGGGCCTGCTCGCCGATCTCGCCGGCAGCGTCCTCTACGTCGTGCTCGTCGCGCTGCTGGTCTGCGTCCTGCTGCCGCGGATCCCGGCGGTCACCGCCGCGGGCGTCGCACTGGCCTGGTCGATCGCGATGGAGCAGCTCCAGGCGATCGGAGCCGCCGCCCGGCTCGTCGAGCTCTGGCCGCCGCTGCGGCTCGTCGTCGGCAGCACCTTCTCCTGGCTCGACATCGCCGCGTACGTGCTCGGCGCGGTGGTGGCCGCGGCGGTGCTGCTCGCGGTGGCCCCGCGCGGGCGGGCCGAGCGCGGGGAGCCCGGGGAGCTCCGCCCGTAGGGTGGGCCCATGCACGAGGCGACACCGGCACTGCCGCAGACGGACGACGCGCCGCACGACACCCGCCGCGACCGCCGCACGCCGGAGCCCGTCGACCGCTTCGCCACCGGCGAGGAGTTCCCGGAGTACCGGGTCGACCTCGAGCGGATCCGCTTCTCGCCCTACTTCGCCCGTCTCTCCGCCGTCACGCAGGTGATCTCGCCCTCCGGCGTCGGCCAGGTCGTGCACAACCGGCTGACCCACTCGATCAAGGTCACCGCCGTCGCCCGCGCCATCGCGATGCAGCTGACCACGACCGACCGCGCCCAGCGCGAGCTGGTCGAGCGGCTCGGCGGCTGCGACCCGGTCGTCGTGCAGGCCGCGGCCAGCGCGCACGACCTCGGCCACCCGCCGTTCGGGCACCTCGGCGAGCAGGCGCTCGACCGCCTGGCCCGGGTGAAGCTCGGACTCGAGGAGGGCTTCGAGGGCAACGCGCAGTCGTTCCGGATCCTCTCGGAGCTCGACGTCTGCGAGACGGTCGAGGCCGGCCTCAACCTCACCGCCGCCTCCCGCGCCGCCGTGCTCAAGTACCCGTGGGGGCGCACGGTCTGCCGGCCGGACATCCACACCGCCGACCCGACCGAGCTGCCGCGCGGCTCGACCGCGAGCCAGTGGGAGACCGCGCCGCCCAAGTTCTCCGCCTACACCCTCGACCTCGACGACCTGCTCGACTCCCGCACGGGCTTCACCGCCATCGCGCCCTGGCAGCAGACGCTGGAGTGCTCGGTGATGGACGTCGCCGACGACATCGCGTACTCGCTGCACGACCTCGACGACTTCTACCGCGCGGGGGTGCTGCAGCAGGCGGCCGTCGCGGTCGAGTTCCGCGCGTTCCTCCGCGAGCAGAACGCGCTGGCCGCCCTCGACGCCGACGAGCTGTGGGCGCGGGCGCCCGGCCACTCGCTGGAGATGCTGCGGCGCCGCCTGGTCGCCCGCGACCCGTGGATCGCGAGCGACGAGCACTTCCGCTCCTCCGTCGAGCGGGTCTCGACCGAGCTGGTGGAGGGGCTGCTCGCCGTCCCCTTCGACGGCTCCACCCGCACCGAGCGGGCGATCGAGTCGTTCGTCTCCTCCTGGATCGGCCGGCTGCAGCGATCGGTCCTCGTGCTCGCCGAGCCCAACGTTCGCTCCGGGCACCTCACCCTGCTGCCCGACGCCTGGCACGACGTGGCCGTGCTCAAGTTCGTGCACACCCGCTTCGTGATCGACCGGCCGGACTTCGCGACCTACCAGCGCGGCCAGTCCCAGGTGCTCGAGACGCTGGTCACCCACCTCGACGCCTGGCTCGACGACCCGCGCGACGGCCCGCGCGCCCCGCAGAAGCTGCTCGACCTGATCGAGCTGGCGACCGACGGCTACTTCCGCCTCCGCGCCGACCGCCCCGAGTGGCTGCCGGCCGGCGAGCGCGGCCGCCCGCGTGTCGACGCGGAGACGCTGCAGCGCCTCGGCCGCGCCCGCGGCGTCGTCGACTACGTCGCGACCCTCACCGACGAGCAGGCGATGGCGCTCGCCGCCCGCCTCCGCGGCGACCGCGAGCCCTGGGCGATGGGCACCTGACCGGATCCGCGGGCCCGCCGGCCCGCTCGCGCGCACACCTCCGGCTCGTGGAATCGGCTTCGGCTCGTCGAATCGGGCTGTTCTGGCGAGCCGAGGCTGTTTCTACGAGCCGAAGCTGGGCGCCTGTGACCTCCGGCTCGTGAAATCGGCCTCGGCTCGTCGAATCGGGCTGTTCTGGCGAGCCGGGGTTGTTTCTGCGAGCCGGAGGTGGGCGCCTGTGACCTCCGGCTCGTGGAATCGGCTTCGGCTCGTCGAATCCGGCTGTTCTGGCGAGCCGGGGCTCTTTCTACGAGCCGGAGGTGAGCGCCCGCGACCTCCGGCTCGTGAAGTCGGCTCCGGC
Coding sequences:
- a CDS encoding alpha/beta fold hydrolase; protein product: MIEDAEPLESRRVGDGPALVLLHPGGTDSRSLEPLVAELRGDYTLHLPDQRGHGRTADTDAPLSFAAMARDTIALIESLPGVPVHLFGHSDGAIVALHVALHRPDLVSSVVFSSGVFHRDGWLPGVLDGEAPEFMRDSYAEVSPDGAEHWDTIVAKLDALHAAEPELTTADLSGLAVPTLLLFGDDDEVRFEHVVAMYDAIPDAELAVVPRASHGLVVEKPGLVARLIRDFHAPGKSDGFAPIRRA
- a CDS encoding metallophosphoesterase, with translation MLRLDGPVRLLLLADTHLPKRAKALPDEVWRSVDEADLVVHAGDWVDEATLDALEARAARVLGVWGNNDPAGLRSRLPEVARAELAGLDVRVVHETGPAAGREARADAAHPGADLLVFGHSHIPWDSRTPAGMRLLNPGSPTDRRRQPAGTYLTATADDGELRDVRLVQLPVRVPAR
- a CDS encoding DUF4180 domain-containing protein encodes the protein MRTETRQGVPLLLVDDDGPALSSTEDALAVIGEIYGSDAETIVVPVGRLDPEFFRLRSGIAGEFVQRFVMYGKRLVVVGDITEQVSGSSTLHDFVVESNRGDHLWFVATLDELDARLGDSPTAEEPGADGGVEPTPGPAR
- a CDS encoding heavy metal translocating P-type ATPase, which codes for MAELELEIGGMTCASCVAKVERRLDALPGVRSSVNLALERATLALPEGTTAADAIAAVEAAGYTATVSGAAAATDAPGDGGPSREEEAAETERRVLRTRLIVSALLAAPVVLLSMIPPLQFANWQWLCLTLAAPVAVWGAWPFHRTAWRALRHGSTTMDTLISLGVTAAFAWSVYALFLGDAGRPGMSMPFELLGARSGHDEIYLEVAAAVPVLVLAGRWLEARSKRDAGAALRALLRLGAKDATRVTAGGAEERVPAAALAVGDRVRVRPGEVVPADGTVLDGSSAVDASLLTGESVPVEVGPGSAVTGGVLNAHGVLTMRVDRVGADTTLARMGRLVSDAQAGKARVQRLADRVSSVFVPVVVVLALATLVGWLLAGADLAAAVSPAVAVLIVACPCALGLATPTAVLVGTGRGSQLGILIRGPEVLETGDRIDTVVFDKTGTLTTGAFALAAVEASGDDDEVLRLLAAVERGSEHPLAAAILRGAEERGLAVPEATGFRASAGFGVRARIDGRLVVAGRLRWLEEQWGHAPGALAERAERATADGGTLVGVGWEGELRGFAVLRDEPRPEAARTVASLRARGLRVLMLTGDNPRAAAAVASAVGIDEVIAEVLPEEKLAVVERLRAEGRSVALVGDGVNDAAALAAADLGVAMGAGSDAAIEASDITLVGDDLARFPDALRLGRRTLGVIRGNLFWAFAYNVAAIPLAMAGLLGPLVAGAAMAFSSVFVVLNSLRLRSFRAE
- a CDS encoding heavy metal-associated domain-containing protein, translated to MTAHLDLGLTAKGAAGGCGSEGGCACGGHDSAHSSHSSSAATSQSFGVAGMTCEHCVRSVTEELAAYPEVHSVDVSLAPDGVSRVTVGSSRPLGREEIAAAVADAGYRLAPLA
- a CDS encoding DUF2809 domain-containing protein, which codes for MRARLPFALAAVAALGLGLALRFLLVGLLADLAGSVLYVVLVALLVCVLLPRIPAVTAAGVALAWSIAMEQLQAIGAAARLVELWPPLRLVVGSTFSWLDIAAYVLGAVVAAAVLLAVAPRGRAERGEPGELRP
- the dgt gene encoding dGTP triphosphohydrolase, with translation MHEATPALPQTDDAPHDTRRDRRTPEPVDRFATGEEFPEYRVDLERIRFSPYFARLSAVTQVISPSGVGQVVHNRLTHSIKVTAVARAIAMQLTTTDRAQRELVERLGGCDPVVVQAAASAHDLGHPPFGHLGEQALDRLARVKLGLEEGFEGNAQSFRILSELDVCETVEAGLNLTAASRAAVLKYPWGRTVCRPDIHTADPTELPRGSTASQWETAPPKFSAYTLDLDDLLDSRTGFTAIAPWQQTLECSVMDVADDIAYSLHDLDDFYRAGVLQQAAVAVEFRAFLREQNALAALDADELWARAPGHSLEMLRRRLVARDPWIASDEHFRSSVERVSTELVEGLLAVPFDGSTRTERAIESFVSSWIGRLQRSVLVLAEPNVRSGHLTLLPDAWHDVAVLKFVHTRFVIDRPDFATYQRGQSQVLETLVTHLDAWLDDPRDGPRAPQKLLDLIELATDGYFRLRADRPEWLPAGERGRPRVDAETLQRLGRARGVVDYVATLTDEQAMALAARLRGDREPWAMGT